A genomic window from Salvia miltiorrhiza cultivar Shanhuang (shh) chromosome 5, IMPLAD_Smil_shh, whole genome shotgun sequence includes:
- the LOC131026510 gene encoding putative late blight resistance protein homolog R1C-3 — translation MAAYGAADSLKNTIERILQSSRISLVSHSPQILPSADYGAVTFLKNTIHCILQLFCISPSPQILLPAYDEVDRLQNVLLKLDDTSCSKIRTKVNAADELIKEAIWEFEDLLESHVLPQILPQLDSERDNLSFSVELQSLQLHVDCFVEKMKKMEEEYTYEMENMPEEEGEPISSRIDFGGINSKMVGLSHEFRKARDDLLEDKNYSIIGMAGVGKTTLAKHIFEDPSIRSHFEFRAWVRVGRKCESNELLRCVLAQVDPNAYQMLIQGDDDEEELVGRLKETLKHKKCLIVLDDVWKATHCLTSCLREKKIGRRIRFLLTSRDNIKFSQHGYERVRLLNEEESKELLGEKVFGEEGFPPQLEKLGEKIAKKCEGLPLMIITVAELLSKADKTPEYWTEVLVKQHSPVFLDAYNQISEVLYPSYDYLPQYLKMLFLYMGAYCPYMDIDLTTLNATLSADMFLQPSGEESFEYFWQTCLSKLYMWYHLVLDTSHDDYYWSKLKYRVHSCWQHVCREEASRVKFLHVLQSCDDVIKDQRRLCAHWNSLFCFKQVCDSIKSDCASIVRSLLCYGPYHPYPLPIHAMGFKLLKVLHAINVRFYHIPTEIFKLVCLRYLAITYNGDLPASISNLFHLQFLIIGRHMNIKKRGVQSFVPVQIWNMQELQHLNLLGRDLPTPNSNDATLNKLTTLFGVSANSCTREVLKRIPNLKSLGIEVELKPYDDDEETNPLSSLSYISKL, via the coding sequence ATGGCGGCTTATGGTGCGGCGGATTCTCTGAAGAATACGATTGAGCGTATTCTACAATCGTCTCGCATTTCTCTCGTTTCCCACTCTCCACAAATACTACCCTCAGCTGATTATGGTGCAGTGACTTTTCTCAAGAATACGATTCACTGTATTCTACAATTGTTTTGCATTTCCCCCTCTCCACAGATCTTACTACCTGCCTACGACGAGGTGGATCGCTTGCAGAATGTTCTGCTCAAATTGGACGACACCAGCTGCAGCAAGATCAGGACGAAGGTGAATGCTGCGGATGAACTTATAAAAGAAGCAATTTGGGAATTTGAAGATTTACTCGAATCCCATGTCTTACCTCAGATTCTTCCACAACTCGACAGCGAGAGAGACAACTTGTCATTCTCTGTAGAGCTGCAGAGTCTGCAACTCCATGTTGATTGCTTCGTcgagaagatgaagaagatggaGGAGGAATACACTTATGAAATGGAGAATATGCCTGAAGAAGAAGGTGAGCCTATTTCCTCAAGAATCGATTTTGGTGGAATCAACTCAAAGATGGTTGGATTATCTCATGAATTTCGAAAAGCCAGAGATGATCTTCTTGAAGATAAAAACTATTCGATTATTGGGATGGCGGGCGTTGGGAAGACAACTCTTGCTAAGCATATTTTTGAAGATCCATCAATTCGGAGCCattttgagtttcgagcatgGGTCAGAGTGGGCAGAAAATGTGAATCCAATGAACTATTACGATGTGTTCTAGCTCAAGTGGATCCCAACGCTTACCAAATGCTTATTCAAGGAGATGATGATGAGGAGGAATTAGTTGGACGATTGAAAGAAACATTGAAGCATAAGAAATGTCTCATCgtgttggatgatgtttggAAAGCAACTCATTGCTTGACAAGTTGCTTACGAGAAAAGAAAATTGGTAGAAGGATTCGATTCTTACTTACAAGTAGAGATAATATAAAATTCTCGCAGCATGGGTACGAAAGAGTACGCTTGTTGAATGAAGAAGAAAGTAAGGAACTACTTGGTGAGAAGGTTTTTGGTGAAGAGGGTTTCCCTCCTCAACTTGAGAAACTCGGAGAGAAGATTGCCAAGAAATGTGAAGGTCTTCCTCTTATGATAATCACGGTTGCAGAGCTCCTATCAAAAGCCGACAAGACCCCAGAATACTGGACTGAGGTACTCGTCAAACAACATAGTCCAGTCTTCCTAGatgcatataatcaaatatcagaGGTACTTTACCCAAGCTATGATTACTTACCCCAATATTTAAAAATGTTATTTCTCTACATGGGAGCTTACTGTCCATATATGGATATTGATCTAACCACGCTCAACGCTACGTTGAGTGCTGATATGTTTCTTCAACCTAGTGGAGAAGaaagttttgaatatttttggCAGACATGCTTGAGCAAGCTTTATATGTGGTATCATCTTGTTCTCGACACATCACATGATGATTACTATTGGAGCAAGCTTAAGTATCGTGTGCATTCTTGCTGGCAGCACGTGTGTAGGGAAGAAGCTAGTAGGGTCAAGTTTCTGCATGTCTTACAAAGTTGTGACGATGTTATAAAAGACCAACGCCGCTTGTGTGCCCATTGGAACAGTTTATTCTGCTTCAAACAAGTGTGTGATTCGATAAAAAGTGATTGTGCATCCATTGTCCGTTCTCTCCTTTGCTATGGTCCTTATCACCCATATCCACTGCCAATACATGCCATGGGTTTCAAGTTGCTCAAGGTACTACATGCTATTAATGTCCGATTTTACCATATCCCAACTGAAATTTTCAAACTAGTTTGTCTACGATATCTTGCCATAACTTACAACGGTGACCTCCCTGCTTCCATATCCAACCTTTTTCACCTTCAATTTTTGATTATTGGTAgacatatgaacattaaaaaacGTGGAGTTCAGTCTTTTGTGCCTGTGCAAATTTGGAACATGCAAGAACTACAACATTTAAATCTACTAGGAAGGGACCTACCAACCCCTAATTCTAATGATGCTACATTGAACAAACTCACCACACTTTTTGGTGTGAGTGCAAACAGTTGTACAAGGGAAGTTCTCAAAAGAATTCCTAATTTAAAGTCATTAGGGATTGAAGTGGAGTTGAAGccttatgatgatgatgaagaaacCAACCCATTGAGTTCTTTAAGTTATATATCAAAACTCTAG